The following are encoded together in the Mammaliicoccus vitulinus genome:
- the pknB gene encoding Stk1 family PASTA domain-containing Ser/Thr kinase translates to MIGRIIAGRYEFVRYLGGGGMSNVYLAKDNILNRDVAIKVINIPPYEKEKAVERFEREVQNTTILSHSNIVNVLDVEEDDNCYYLVMEYIDGPTLKEYLCKEGKLSAEEAVEMTLQILKGIGHAHHHRIIHRDIKPQNILMTKNDTLKILDFGIARALSETALTETNHVMGSVQYLSPEQAKGQSTDESSDIYSIGIVLFELLTGHPPFNGETPVSVAIKHIQEELPSIRKERPSIPQSIENVIMKATQKEKTLRYRDTNEMYYDLLTALDEERKDETPRYDTSSETKAIPIVNANETEDQTKTVPVAAAVASQSATNSNVQHGNEKPKRKRNKWLIVFIPILLMCMLVGAIGFAITAPKYEDVPNLLGKSRGEATAILDEKGLRKGEITEAFSNNFKEGEVMKVTPKVGAKVKEMSKVDLVISKGVKTFTVEDYVGKTADKTKKQLENQGFEAVRIKEQYDKAENGTIINQNIEPGSKVVPKDTMIILTKSIGVQQEYVKDYTGEDISTATSELESLGFKVETKDVDSDEPADTIVKQSYKNDQLPIESTIYFDVSKGKASKTDKDKSKDKSDDDNDSIRDKTYTQSVYIPFTGSDEKKGQKVEIFVKDKSNDIKDVSDSFTIKKDTTRSINFTIPKGKSAEYLVEVDGKEIESNTIDYDDF, encoded by the coding sequence ATGATAGGTCGCATAATCGCCGGACGCTATGAATTTGTGAGATATTTAGGTGGCGGTGGAATGAGTAATGTCTATTTAGCGAAAGATAATATCTTAAATCGCGACGTAGCAATTAAAGTCATCAATATACCGCCATATGAAAAAGAAAAAGCAGTTGAACGTTTTGAAAGAGAAGTTCAAAATACAACTATTTTAAGTCATAGCAATATCGTAAATGTGTTAGATGTTGAAGAGGATGATAATTGTTATTACCTCGTGATGGAATATATAGATGGTCCTACTTTAAAGGAGTATTTATGTAAAGAAGGTAAATTATCAGCTGAAGAAGCAGTTGAAATGACGCTTCAAATATTAAAAGGCATCGGACACGCACATCATCATAGAATTATTCATAGAGATATTAAACCTCAAAATATTTTAATGACTAAAAACGATACGTTAAAAATATTAGACTTTGGTATTGCGAGAGCTTTAAGTGAAACGGCATTGACGGAAACGAACCATGTAATGGGGTCAGTTCAATATTTGTCGCCTGAACAAGCTAAAGGTCAATCTACAGATGAATCTTCAGATATATACTCAATAGGTATTGTGTTATTTGAGCTGTTAACAGGTCATCCACCATTCAATGGAGAAACGCCAGTTAGTGTTGCTATTAAACATATTCAAGAAGAACTTCCATCTATTAGAAAAGAAAGACCATCTATACCTCAAAGTATAGAAAATGTCATCATGAAAGCAACACAAAAAGAAAAGACATTGAGATATCGTGATACAAATGAAATGTACTATGATCTTCTAACTGCGTTAGATGAAGAACGAAAAGATGAAACGCCGAGATATGATACAAGTTCTGAAACTAAGGCGATTCCCATTGTTAATGCAAATGAAACAGAAGACCAAACTAAAACAGTACCAGTTGCAGCAGCTGTAGCTAGTCAAAGTGCAACGAATAGCAACGTACAGCATGGAAACGAAAAACCTAAGCGTAAAAGGAATAAATGGTTGATTGTCTTTATACCTATCCTTTTAATGTGTATGTTGGTCGGTGCAATAGGATTTGCAATAACTGCACCAAAATACGAAGATGTGCCAAACTTGTTAGGTAAATCTAGAGGTGAAGCAACCGCAATATTAGATGAAAAAGGATTGCGCAAAGGTGAAATCACCGAAGCTTTTAGTAATAATTTCAAAGAAGGCGAAGTCATGAAAGTTACGCCTAAAGTTGGTGCGAAAGTAAAAGAAATGTCTAAAGTAGACTTAGTCATTTCTAAAGGTGTTAAGACGTTTACAGTAGAAGATTATGTAGGTAAAACTGCTGACAAAACTAAAAAGCAGTTAGAAAATCAAGGTTTTGAAGCTGTTCGTATTAAAGAACAATATGATAAAGCAGAGAACGGGACAATTATTAACCAAAATATAGAGCCCGGCAGTAAGGTTGTACCTAAAGATACAATGATTATATTAACGAAATCAATAGGTGTTCAACAAGAGTATGTAAAAGATTACACTGGTGAGGACATTAGCACAGCAACCTCTGAACTAGAATCATTAGGCTTTAAAGTTGAAACTAAAGATGTCGATAGTGACGAACCAGCAGATACAATTGTGAAACAGTCATACAAAAATGATCAATTGCCAATAGAATCAACTATTTATTTTGATGTTTCTAAAGGCAAAGCGTCTAAAACAGATAAAGATAAATCGAAGGATAAGTCCGACGATGATAACGATAGTATAAGAGATAAAACTTACACACAATCTGTTTATATACCATTTACAGGCTCAGATGAGAAAAAGGGTCAAAAAGTAGAAATATTCGTAAAAGATAAATCTAATGATATTAAAGATGTATCAGATTCATTTACGATTAAAAAAGATACAACAAGAAGTATTAATTTCACGATTCCAAAAGGGAAATCAGCCGAATATCTTGTAGAAGTAGACGGTAAAGAAATAGAAAGTAATACAATTGATTACGATGATTTTTAA
- the rlmN gene encoding 23S rRNA (adenine(2503)-C(2))-methyltransferase RlmN, whose protein sequence is MPAIQKKRNKFMPNFERPSIYSLELGELEDWLIEQLEPKFRAKQIFDWLYVKRVNAFSEMTNLSKELRDKLVNSFEITTLEVAVKQESKDGTIKFLFELQDGYTIETVLMRHEYGNSVCVTTQVGCRIGCTFCASSIGGLKRNLEAGEIVAQVLTVQKALDETDERVSQVVIMGIGEPFENYDEMMGFLKIINHDKGLNIGARHITVSTSGIIPKIYDFADESLQINFALSLHAADNETRSRLMPINRAYDLDKLMEAIEYYVNKTNRRITFEYGLFGGVNDQVHHAKALAKLIKHLNCHVNLIPVNHVPERDYVKTPKEDIFKFEKELKRNGINATIRRNQGADIDAACGQLRAKERKEETR, encoded by the coding sequence ATGCCAGCGATACAGAAAAAACGCAATAAGTTTATGCCAAACTTCGAAAGACCTTCTATATACTCTTTAGAATTAGGAGAATTAGAAGATTGGTTAATTGAACAATTAGAACCGAAATTTAGAGCTAAACAAATTTTTGATTGGTTATACGTTAAAAGAGTAAATGCTTTTAGTGAGATGACTAACTTATCAAAAGAATTAAGAGATAAACTCGTTAATTCATTTGAAATTACGACGTTAGAAGTAGCAGTTAAACAAGAAAGTAAAGACGGTACAATTAAATTCTTATTTGAACTACAAGATGGATATACAATTGAAACTGTTTTAATGAGACATGAATACGGAAATTCAGTATGTGTTACAACACAAGTAGGCTGTAGAATTGGATGTACATTCTGTGCATCTTCTATTGGAGGATTGAAACGTAACCTTGAAGCAGGAGAAATTGTTGCACAAGTATTAACGGTTCAAAAAGCTTTAGATGAAACAGATGAACGTGTAAGTCAAGTAGTTATTATGGGTATTGGTGAGCCATTTGAAAATTATGACGAAATGATGGGCTTCTTAAAGATTATCAATCATGATAAAGGGTTGAATATTGGCGCACGTCATATTACAGTATCTACATCAGGTATTATTCCTAAAATTTACGATTTCGCTGATGAATCACTTCAGATTAATTTTGCATTGAGCTTACATGCTGCAGATAATGAAACACGTTCAAGATTAATGCCAATTAATAGAGCGTATGATTTAGATAAATTAATGGAAGCTATAGAATATTATGTCAACAAAACTAACAGAAGAATCACTTTTGAATATGGTTTATTTGGTGGCGTGAACGACCAAGTGCATCACGCGAAAGCATTAGCTAAATTAATCAAACATTTAAATTGTCACGTTAACTTAATTCCAGTTAACCACGTACCAGAACGTGACTATGTTAAAACGCCAAAAGAAGATATCTTTAAATTCGAAAAAGAATTAAAAAGAAATGGCATAAATGCTACAATAAGACGTAATCAAGGTGCAGATATTGATGCTGCATGTGGACAACTAAGAGCAAAAGAGCGAAAAGAAGAAACGAGGTAA
- a CDS encoding thiamine diphosphokinase, with protein MKVNLLCSLRNVDKDVLQEQQNDWIGVDRGTLELLNHQIMPIAAVGDFDSVTNEELHQIKKQIEIDPVKKEKDDTDLALAVNLAVELGYDEIRIYGATGGRLDHFMGAVQILTKPEFLAEDIKISLIDSQNEITVLKPGSHRISQVEGMKYVSFIPLNTNIRIKLDEFKYELPYTTLEQGSTLTISNEFKEGYDQPLVTVELGNILMIQSKDK; from the coding sequence TTGAAAGTGAATTTATTATGTAGTTTACGTAATGTAGATAAGGATGTTCTTCAAGAACAACAAAATGACTGGATAGGCGTAGATAGAGGTACATTAGAACTATTAAACCATCAAATAATGCCGATAGCGGCAGTTGGTGATTTTGACTCAGTTACAAATGAAGAGTTGCATCAAATCAAAAAACAGATTGAAATTGACCCAGTCAAAAAAGAAAAAGATGATACAGACTTAGCATTAGCCGTTAATCTTGCAGTTGAATTAGGTTATGATGAAATTAGAATATATGGCGCGACTGGTGGTCGATTGGACCATTTTATGGGAGCTGTTCAAATATTAACTAAGCCAGAATTTTTAGCGGAGGATATTAAAATATCGCTGATTGATTCTCAAAATGAGATTACTGTGTTGAAACCTGGTAGTCATAGAATATCGCAAGTTGAAGGTATGAAATATGTTTCTTTTATTCCTTTAAATACCAATATCCGTATAAAATTGGATGAATTTAAATATGAATTGCCGTATACTACTTTGGAACAAGGTTCGACTTTAACAATTAGTAATGAATTTAAAGAAGGGTACGACCAACCTTTAGTAACGGTAGAGCTTGGAAATATTTTGATGATTCAAAGTAAAGATAAATAA
- a CDS encoding Stp1/IreP family PP2C-type Ser/Thr phosphatase: protein MMEARFFTDVGQFREQNEDAGGIYTNQTGQVLLVICDGMGGHAAGEVASQFVNNSLKDRFEEENYIEYDHAENWLKSNLADINRQLYNESMDNEAYKGMGTTCVCVLVYEKDIVVANIGDSRAYLVNSREMMQLTNDHTFVNHLVTIGEITKEEAFTHPQRNIITKVMGTDKRVKPDVFYYNTKFYDYLLLNSDGLTDYLHEEDVQQIIMSHKGSTDDIGETLIEETIEAEGKDNISLVLCPFEGGKI, encoded by the coding sequence ATCATGGAAGCACGTTTTTTTACAGATGTCGGTCAATTTCGAGAACAAAATGAAGATGCAGGTGGTATTTATACTAACCAAACTGGACAAGTATTATTAGTGATTTGTGATGGTATGGGTGGACACGCTGCAGGTGAAGTTGCAAGTCAATTTGTGAATAATTCACTTAAAGATAGATTCGAAGAGGAAAATTATATTGAATATGATCATGCAGAAAATTGGTTAAAATCCAACCTTGCTGATATTAATAGACAATTATATAACGAGTCTATGGACAACGAAGCATACAAAGGCATGGGCACAACTTGTGTTTGTGTATTAGTTTACGAAAAAGATATCGTTGTGGCTAATATAGGTGATTCACGTGCTTACTTGGTTAATAGTCGTGAAATGATGCAATTAACAAATGATCATACATTTGTTAATCATCTTGTTACGATTGGAGAAATTACAAAAGAAGAGGCTTTTACACATCCTCAAAGAAATATTATAACGAAAGTAATGGGTACAGATAAACGCGTAAAACCAGATGTTTTTTATTATAATACTAAATTTTATGACTATCTTTTATTAAATTCTGACGGATTAACAGACTATTTACATGAAGAAGATGTACAACAAATTATTATGTCACATAAAGGTTCAACGGATGATATAGGTGAAACGCTTATAGAAGAAACGATTGAAGCTGAAGGTAAAGATAATATTTCGTTAGTATTATGCCCATTTGAAGGTGGGAAAATATGA
- the rpe gene encoding ribulose-phosphate 3-epimerase: MVKIAPSLLACDFAILKEEVTSVRESGADLLHFDVMDGQFVPNISVGLPILESLRKVTDMTIDTHLMIENPEQMIDLFCEAGSDMVSVHYEATNHIHRAIQQIKSHDKLAGVVINPGTPVESLSQILQDVDFVLIMTVNPGFGGQGFIDSTLDKITWLDHFRKNNNLSFEIEVDGGINDQTGKLCVDQGADILVAGSYYFNHDDYNEPVRKLKGE, encoded by the coding sequence ATGGTAAAAATAGCACCTTCACTTTTAGCGTGTGATTTTGCAATATTAAAAGAAGAAGTTACGAGTGTGCGTGAATCTGGAGCGGATTTATTACACTTTGATGTAATGGACGGTCAATTCGTCCCTAATATTTCTGTAGGTTTACCCATTTTAGAATCATTAAGAAAAGTAACAGACATGACGATTGATACGCATCTAATGATTGAAAATCCTGAACAAATGATAGATTTATTCTGTGAAGCTGGAAGTGATATGGTATCAGTACATTATGAAGCAACAAACCATATTCATAGAGCAATCCAACAAATAAAGTCTCACGATAAATTAGCAGGCGTTGTTATTAATCCAGGTACTCCAGTAGAGTCATTATCTCAAATTCTGCAAGATGTAGACTTTGTACTTATTATGACCGTTAATCCTGGCTTTGGTGGACAAGGATTTATCGATTCTACATTAGATAAAATTACTTGGTTAGATCATTTCAGAAAAAATAACAACTTAAGCTTTGAAATAGAAGTAGATGGTGGTATAAACGATCAAACAGGGAAATTATGCGTAGATCAAGGCGCAGATATTTTAGTAGCTGGATCATATTATTTCAATCATGATGATTATAATGAACCAGTTCGTAAATTAAAGGGTGAATAA
- the rsgA gene encoding ribosome small subunit-dependent GTPase A, giving the protein MKTGRIIKSISGDYSVQTSDGVYITKARGLFRKRKTSPVVGDMVDFQVENETGGYIHHIHERENMLLRPPVSNIDKVIVVISAIEPEFSQQLLDRFLVVVHSYKITPIICVTKKDLANDSEINKVQEILKDYETIGYETLFVGNEDDLTQSIKPLIKGIIVLSGQSGVGKSTIMNRLFKDLNLETNKISKALNRGKHTTRHVELYEMEDGYLADTPGFSALDFSHIEKEELANLFPEFESIKSECKFRNCTHINEPKCAVKALIEEKEFYKLRYKHYLTLFEEIQNRKVRY; this is encoded by the coding sequence TTGAAAACTGGTCGTATAATTAAATCAATTAGTGGTGATTACTCAGTTCAGACTAGTGATGGTGTTTATATTACGAAAGCGAGAGGTTTATTTCGTAAAAGAAAAACATCTCCAGTAGTGGGAGATATGGTAGATTTTCAAGTTGAAAATGAAACTGGAGGCTACATTCATCATATACACGAAAGAGAAAATATGTTGTTAAGACCTCCTGTGTCTAATATAGATAAAGTTATTGTCGTAATAAGTGCTATTGAACCTGAATTTAGTCAACAATTGTTAGATCGTTTCTTAGTCGTCGTTCACTCATACAAGATCACACCTATAATATGTGTGACTAAAAAAGACTTAGCTAACGATTCTGAAATTAATAAAGTTCAAGAAATATTAAAGGATTACGAAACTATAGGTTATGAGACATTATTTGTTGGAAATGAAGATGACTTAACACAATCTATAAAACCATTAATTAAAGGCATTATTGTATTAAGTGGACAATCTGGTGTCGGTAAATCAACAATTATGAATCGACTATTTAAAGATTTGAATTTGGAAACAAATAAAATTTCCAAAGCACTTAATAGAGGGAAACATACGACAAGGCATGTTGAACTATATGAAATGGAAGACGGTTATTTAGCGGATACACCTGGTTTTAGTGCGTTAGATTTTTCTCATATAGAAAAAGAAGAACTCGCTAATTTATTTCCAGAGTTTGAATCGATTAAATCAGAATGTAAATTTAGAAATTGCACACACATTAACGAACCGAAATGTGCTGTGAAAGCATTAATAGAAGAAAAAGAATTTTATAAATTGAGATATAAGCATTATTTAACACTGTTTGAAGAAATACAAAATAGAAAGGTAAGATATTAA
- a CDS encoding sensor histidine kinase produces the protein MKFKSLAQRITIYTIVVMTVSSILGFVLTNIYYHIDLKEKNDYKVMETLKKVQKYIDHDHEMNLDTYLEHLSELHYQAIIYDDKMESTYYGDHFRKYNLDEKSVKKVLNGKTYHGIKERPFNIFITGFFDNETRNTVGMKINHQGSEYALFLRPSVGSMLGEFRIFLAILLVLLVVISLVLVMFSSHSLANPIRRLMNTTESLGKGDFDVDIKVTRDDEIGILQHRFIKMRDELKQLETMRQSFVQNVSHEIKSPLQSILSLLRELEYEKNESKRVQIIEDIYGRAYRLSNLTKQLLLLSELDNSDHLTFNESIELDKVIKEVVRNLNYLLDDKEISIVFDMEEITIQGNNKLLYQAFYNILNNAIKYSPEYSMIQINVSKQDGFINVSFIDEGYGMTQKQLSQIRDRFYKGDQSHNVHVDSNGLGLSIVDSIIEHHNAQIFFESVLDEGTKVTILFEHDE, from the coding sequence ATGAAGTTTAAATCTTTAGCACAAAGGATTACAATATATACGATTGTCGTTATGACAGTGAGTTCTATATTAGGGTTTGTATTGACAAATATTTATTATCATATCGACTTAAAAGAAAAAAATGACTATAAAGTGATGGAAACTTTAAAGAAAGTTCAGAAGTATATAGATCATGATCATGAAATGAACTTAGATACATATTTAGAGCATTTGAGTGAACTTCATTATCAAGCAATCATATATGATGATAAGATGGAATCAACGTATTATGGTGACCATTTTAGGAAATATAATTTAGATGAAAAGTCCGTTAAAAAAGTACTTAATGGCAAAACATATCATGGTATAAAAGAACGTCCATTTAATATATTTATAACTGGCTTTTTTGATAATGAAACGAGAAATACGGTAGGCATGAAAATAAACCATCAAGGTTCTGAATATGCATTATTTTTAAGACCGAGCGTAGGTTCAATGCTTGGTGAATTTAGAATATTTTTAGCGATTCTACTTGTTTTATTAGTCGTGATATCTTTAGTATTAGTCATGTTTTCAAGTCATTCACTTGCTAATCCAATTAGAAGATTGATGAACACGACAGAGTCATTAGGTAAAGGTGACTTCGATGTAGATATTAAAGTAACAAGAGATGATGAAATTGGTATTTTACAACATAGATTCATCAAAATGAGAGATGAATTAAAGCAACTTGAGACGATGAGACAATCTTTTGTACAAAATGTATCTCATGAAATAAAATCACCATTACAATCGATTTTAAGTTTGCTAAGGGAACTTGAATACGAAAAGAACGAAAGTAAAAGAGTACAAATTATTGAAGATATATACGGCAGAGCATATCGTTTAAGCAATTTGACGAAACAGTTATTATTATTATCAGAATTAGATAATAGTGATCATCTTACATTTAATGAGTCGATCGAGTTGGATAAAGTGATAAAAGAAGTCGTAAGAAATTTAAATTACTTGTTAGATGATAAAGAAATTTCAATCGTCTTTGATATGGAAGAAATAACGATTCAAGGTAACAATAAGTTGTTATACCAGGCGTTTTATAACATTTTAAATAATGCTATTAAATATTCACCTGAATATAGCATGATTCAAATTAACGTTTCTAAGCAAGATGGATTCATCAACGTATCATTCATAGATGAAGGATATGGTATGACGCAAAAGCAGTTAAGCCAAATTAGAGATAGATTTTATAAAGGTGATCAATCGCATAATGTACATGTTGATAGCAATGGTCTTGGCCTATCGATAGTGGATTCTATTATCGAGCATCATAATGCTCAAATATTCTTTGAAAGCGTGCTTGATGAAGGTACGAAAGTTACAATATTATTCGAACATGATGAGTAA
- the rsmB gene encoding 16S rRNA (cytosine(967)-C(5))-methyltransferase RsmB: MMKFNVRYVALTILDDVLTGEAYSNLQLNEAIKNEAISKKDVGLLTELVYGTLQRKITLEYLIEPFIQTQLKGWMKRLLIMSAYQFVYLDKVPNHAIINEAVNIAKDRGDLHNSKAINAILRNFMSSPLRTLDEIKHDDKKLSIEGSVPLWLTKHWITHFGYEKTREMCLLSLTPPDTTVRVNTTRISIDDAVERLESNGYTVQMDKDIERCLHIKGEPIVNDRLFKDGLLSVQDKSSMFVAEILNPKENSTVLDTCSAPGGKTCHIAEMMNQTGQVDAYDIYPHKIDLIDFNIKKLRLNNVTTDVHDATQPFDKTYDYVLVDAPCSGFGVMRRKPEIKYDKTAKDVESLWHLQLKILENASKSVAPGGELVYSTCTIEQMENENVVYSFLKANPEFEFALFNDPRTNQETKTLQLLPQDYNSDGFFITKIKRKER; this comes from the coding sequence ATGATGAAATTTAATGTAAGATATGTTGCATTAACGATACTAGATGATGTGCTGACAGGCGAGGCATATAGTAATCTACAACTTAATGAAGCGATTAAAAATGAAGCTATTTCTAAAAAAGATGTTGGGTTATTAACTGAACTAGTATATGGTACGTTACAAAGAAAAATCACTTTAGAATACTTAATAGAACCTTTTATTCAAACACAGTTAAAAGGTTGGATGAAACGTTTATTAATTATGAGCGCATACCAATTTGTGTATTTAGATAAAGTACCTAATCATGCAATCATTAACGAAGCGGTTAATATTGCAAAAGACCGTGGTGACTTGCATAACAGTAAAGCAATTAATGCAATACTTAGAAACTTCATGTCATCTCCACTCAGAACTTTAGATGAGATTAAGCACGATGATAAAAAATTATCTATCGAAGGAAGTGTACCATTATGGTTAACAAAACATTGGATTACACACTTTGGTTATGAGAAAACGAGAGAAATGTGTTTATTAAGCTTAACACCACCTGATACGACTGTTAGAGTGAACACGACAAGAATATCGATTGACGATGCAGTTGAAAGATTAGAAAGTAATGGTTATACTGTCCAAATGGATAAAGATATCGAAAGATGTTTACACATTAAAGGTGAACCAATCGTCAATGATCGATTATTCAAAGATGGATTATTATCCGTCCAAGATAAGAGTTCAATGTTTGTAGCAGAAATTTTAAATCCGAAAGAAAACAGTACTGTATTAGATACATGTAGTGCTCCAGGTGGGAAGACTTGTCATATAGCAGAAATGATGAATCAAACTGGTCAAGTTGATGCTTATGATATTTACCCACATAAAATTGATTTAATTGATTTTAATATAAAAAAATTAAGATTGAATAATGTTACAACAGATGTTCATGACGCAACACAACCTTTTGATAAAACATATGATTATGTACTTGTTGATGCGCCTTGTAGTGGATTCGGTGTTATGAGAAGAAAGCCAGAAATAAAATACGACAAAACGGCTAAAGACGTAGAATCTTTATGGCATTTACAATTGAAAATTTTGGAAAATGCAAGTAAATCGGTAGCACCGGGTGGCGAGCTTGTTTACTCAACATGTACGATTGAACAAATGGAAAATGAAAATGTCGTTTACTCATTCTTAAAAGCAAATCCGGAATTTGAGTTTGCTCTATTTAATGATCCAAGAACCAATCAAGAGACAAAAACATTACAATTATTACCACAAGATTATAATTCAGACGGTTTCTTTATTACTAAAATTAAGCGAAAGGAAAGATAA
- a CDS encoding response regulator transcription factor, with product MVTCLVVDDDRFILNDLKREIERENIHVVTSLSGEEAMEVVEHKYIDIAVVDIMMPGMNGFELCKTLKDSFDIPVIMLTARDELSDKENAFLSGTDDYVTKPFEMKELIFRIKAVLRRFKINSSSELKIGNTLVNSFDMEITINNKSMLLPKKEFALLDYLMRNKDKVMQRDKIIEVVWGIDFEGDERTLDVHIKRLRKRLEKLESDVLIKTVRGVGYKAVLEHEV from the coding sequence ATGGTAACTTGCTTAGTAGTTGATGATGATCGATTTATATTAAACGATTTAAAAAGAGAAATCGAACGTGAAAATATACATGTTGTAACAAGTCTAAGCGGCGAAGAAGCAATGGAAGTTGTCGAACATAAATATATAGATATTGCTGTTGTAGATATTATGATGCCTGGCATGAATGGCTTTGAATTGTGTAAAACACTTAAAGATAGTTTTGACATACCTGTTATCATGCTAACTGCTAGAGATGAACTAAGTGATAAAGAAAATGCATTCTTATCTGGGACAGATGATTACGTCACGAAACCGTTTGAAATGAAAGAGCTGATTTTTAGAATTAAAGCGGTCTTAAGAAGGTTTAAAATTAATTCTTCTAGCGAATTAAAAATAGGCAATACACTTGTAAATTCATTTGATATGGAAATTACGATTAACAATAAATCAATGCTTTTACCTAAAAAGGAATTTGCCTTATTGGATTATTTAATGAGAAACAAAGATAAAGTCATGCAAAGAGATAAAATTATTGAAGTTGTATGGGGAATAGATTTTGAAGGCGATGAACGAACGCTTGATGTCCATATAAAGCGTTTAAGAAAACGATTAGAAAAATTAGAAAGTGACGTCTTGATTAAAACTGTGAGAGGTGTCGGATACAAGGCGGTGCTAGAGCATGAAGTTTAA
- a CDS encoding cytochrome P450 → MGKQIPKDRGLDSTLKVLKEGYKYVPNRLEKFDTNIFELRALGGRRTVVISGKEAAELFYNNELTERQGTLPKRVVNTLFGKGAIHTTGGKKHIDRKALFMSLMTEENLDYLRELTRSTWFMNTERMERMDEVNVYKESIILLTKVGFRWAGIIASPEEIESCAQDMDTMIDSFKNIGTVFKGYREAKQARARVETFLENQIIAVREGKLTPPQGTALHEFSHWEDFEGNLMDSRLCAIDLMNVVRPLVAINRFISFGVKALHDYPGEAEKVFNNEDDYAYKFVQEIRRFYPFVPFLPGKAAVDIEFEGYTIEKDTFLVLDIYGTLHREGLWENPERFYPNRFSDWDGSPFDLIPQGGGDYHTNHRCAGEWMTLIIMEESMKYFARNISYDVKKDQDLSVNLNKLPGRVVSGTIIENVNALVNRNVESV, encoded by the coding sequence ATGGGTAAGCAAATACCAAAAGATCGTGGGCTTGATAGTACGTTAAAGGTTTTAAAAGAAGGTTATAAATATGTGCCAAATAGACTAGAAAAATTCGATACTAACATTTTTGAATTAAGAGCTTTAGGCGGAAGAAGAACAGTAGTTATAAGTGGTAAAGAAGCTGCAGAACTTTTTTATAACAATGAGTTAACTGAAAGACAAGGAACGTTACCTAAACGTGTTGTAAACACTTTATTTGGTAAAGGTGCTATACATACTACAGGTGGTAAAAAACATATAGACCGTAAAGCGTTATTTATGTCATTAATGACTGAAGAAAACTTAGATTACTTAAGAGAACTTACACGCAGTACTTGGTTTATGAATACTGAACGTATGGAAAGAATGGATGAAGTAAACGTTTATAAAGAATCTATCATTCTATTAACTAAAGTAGGATTTAGATGGGCTGGTATCATCGCTTCTCCAGAAGAAATCGAAAGTTGTGCGCAAGATATGGATACAATGATTGATTCATTTAAAAATATCGGTACCGTATTTAAAGGTTATAGAGAAGCTAAACAAGCTAGAGCTAGAGTAGAAACATTCCTTGAAAATCAAATTATTGCAGTACGTGAAGGTAAATTAACACCTCCACAAGGTACAGCTTTACATGAATTTAGTCATTGGGAAGATTTCGAAGGTAACTTAATGGATTCTAGATTATGTGCCATTGATTTAATGAACGTTGTACGTCCTTTAGTAGCGATTAACCGTTTTATTAGTTTCGGTGTTAAAGCACTACATGATTATCCAGGTGAAGCTGAAAAAGTCTTCAACAACGAAGATGACTATGCTTACAAATTTGTACAAGAAATAAGAAGATTCTATCCGTTCGTACCATTCTTACCTGGTAAAGCGGCGGTTGATATCGAATTTGAAGGATATACAATCGAAAAAGATACGTTCTTAGTATTAGATATTTACGGAACATTACACAGAGAAGGTTTATGGGAAAATCCTGAAAGATTCTATCCTAACCGTTTCAGCGACTGGGATGGTAGTCCATTCGATTTAATTCCTCAAGGTGGAGGAGATTATCATACAAACCACCGTTGTGCTGGTGAATGGATGACGCTTATTATTATGGAAGAATCAATGAAATACTTCGCAAGAAATATTTCATATGATGTTAAAAAAGACCAAGATTTATCAGTTAACTTGAATAAATTACCTGGTCGTGTTGTAAGTGGTACAATCATTGAAAATGTTAATGCATTAGTTAATCGTAACGTAGAATCTGTTTAA